From Malus sylvestris chromosome 1, drMalSylv7.2, whole genome shotgun sequence:
ctcaaacagaaatggttccttcttgaaagttgttcatatgctcaaaaactatagggtgtccaaaattcagctccattggagaagagcagaggttgcagaaatttgatagatgaaaggaggcggaagagggagggagagaaaaagtctcttgggttggatttctattttggggcagatttgTAAGATCCCGTATTTAATGTGTAtacatatgtacatatatgtatgtatttatacGTATGTATTTATATGTACATGTACGTATGcatttatatgtatgtatatataattagtTTGTTTTGACTGACCCACCTGGCCACTTAGAAGCCAACACAAATATTTTGAATGAGATTGCCATCTCTTCTTGCGGTCTATGACTTAAGACCACGTGTACTCACCTGAATTAGTTGCTATCTTCTTTCTCCTCAGTGCCTACAGCTAGCTTAACAGCTGTGGTTAGCCGCCAACTTCAACCAATAAGGGGCTTTGTAGTTTCCGTTTAGTAACCTATAAATAGGAGATCAACTCCATTGTTTTCGAACACAAGCTAGCATGCAATGCATGCTTTGCAGCTCATGTGGttgtgtttgtatatatatatgttgagagagagagagaggagagaagagaagacAAATAGAAGGAAGggattaagaaatcaaatagaATCAGAGAGAAGGGTGCTGAATTATTCGTATTTATCTTCCTGCGTGGGATGTCAGCCTGCAGCAGGGTAATGATTCGCAGCTCTCTTTGTTCTTTGCTTAGCTATTTTATGTAGTAAATCGTTGTCTTTCATGGTTGCTTTTAGGCAGAAACTGCAAAACTATTCTATATAACGTATACCTATTTTTACAACTACAGCCTTTTGGTTTCAAGTATGGTATGATCAgtttgttcactatatagtacTGGATAATGCAAAGCCTGTTTTGATTTAAAGTGTTGGTCTATTTGTAATACCCTTATAAAACGACTTTTACAATTCCAACTCGGTTGgagtattattttgtaaaatagttCATACTGATACATATCaggaaaatatatatgtatatatgtataatatgacaaagcttttatgcaattatatAAGCCAAAGTGTTTTGAGGAACTTGTATTATACAgtgagctatatatatatatacatatatatatattgcttaTTTCCTAAATCCTTTTACATTCAAACGTCTTCTATTGCAGTTGCCTTATTTCATATCGACCAAAATGACTTTTGAATCAAGTGGTGTTAGATTAGTAATACCAAGTAGTCTAACTAGGGTTACATTTGTTATGCATTTTAGTGATTTGCTTGTACTTGTGAAATAGGAATTGATCACAATAGTGGTGCACTCTTGTAATACAGAGTTGGTGCAATGCTTTGGAGTCCAGGTAGGGGAAATACGGCAGACCTTTACATATATTGATTCTATTAAATTTCGTGAAGTACTATATTTGTGTTGGTTGATTAATGTGGTTGGACATTGTTTGGATTATTGCTTCAGTTGGTTGTTTACTTGTTAGTACTACTGAAATGTTATTTGTTGAGATATTGCTTGTGCATCACTCATGTGTCAGAAGTGGTTGGAACTTTGTAGGTGAGAAAGGAATTTGGAAAGAGGGTAGTGGAAATgatcttttgtgtagttgagTCAAACTCTTAGCAGGTACCAGGTCTCAGGTGAGCCCACAGTGCACATATTCTTTAAGGGTAATTCGGGACTGGCGACGAAGAGTTTTGGCAAGATGACTAACAAAAGGGGAAATTGGGATGATTGAGTTACATGGGGTTAATTTGTATAATAGAACATTCGAACCACCTCTGCAGGGGTAAAATGCATGGTATGGGACATGCAGGTCCGtgtgttttattatataaagtAACGGGGGTAGCCGAAGAGGTTCAATTGCATTCATGCATTATTATCAataatgatttgatatttgGCTATATGATTTCATGacacttaatttaatattgtcaatttacTGTAATAAGGTTATGTCCCTACTGAGCTGTTAAAGCTCACCCCTTTATTGTTATGCAGGTTCACGAACTAAACAATCTAAGAGGGTAGACGAGATGAGATCGGATTAAGTGAGGATagaattttgtatttctttatTTTAGCCTTGTAAAGAATTATTGAGTTATTTTAAATAAGAAGAGTTTATTTTCCAACCCGTgtcaatttccttttatttatttttagtttttagttcaCGTTTCGGATTCGGGTTCAAGTTTTTACTACCGACCCCGGGTCCGGGGCGTGAcaagattccaatttttgtagcaccttcattattgatgaattgcttgtacttttgtccattaagAAAcctgggactttggcttgttgttggatctattataatatgtttggaaacatatataagtgaataaataagaaggaagattttgggcccttgtgggtgtaaaacaaaaaatgtttatgtttacccaagtgtttttgtacaagttcaagggcatcttgggttttgtgaacaaaatttgtttatttggagcaaggttttgtgttgaagctttgtaggtgaagctttggtgttgaagctttgatggtgaagctttgatggtgaagctttgtagatgaagctttgtagatgaagctttctaggtgaagctttgatggtgaagctttgatggtgaaagtatgtagagggagctttataggtgaagctttttttaggtgaaactttgtaggtgaagcttttttaagtgaagcttttcgggtgaagttttttgggtgaagctttgtgggtgaagctttttaggtgaagctttgtgggtgaagcttttttaggtgaagctttttgggtgaagctttttggaggtgaagttttttttttggtgaagcttttttaggtgaagctttttgggtgaaactttttggatgaagctttttgggtgaagttttggaggtgaagcttttcgggtgaagctttttggatgaagctgttttttttttttttttttttttttttggcgcttgacacggtcttcatttgcttgttttgtaatgactgtggaagacggattgctttctgattgagaagggttccggcatcgctttgcaccatcttcatgtgggtaatataggaacttccttatgttttgatcatgcatgtagtgatagaatttgtttcttcttattgtagatgtcagagcctggaagttctagtgatgagggctcttctagctttagctctaagtctgagtctgcaatgtcggagtcttcagggtctttgttagagtcctgtactagagaaacattggatgatcttcccaaccgtcaaactttagctattgctagttcttcctccatggcgttgggtgagggggttgtttttgatgccatacccatagttcgctctgagttcacagcagaccatctaaagaataacttgttagataatgagaagcaggttgaggcgctaaggcagtcatgtaatatccctcgtagtgtagggatacgtttggtacatgatgaagaatggccttctgagcctccccagggtcatgttatgttctacatccagatattactgactttaggggtgagactacctttacatccgtggttgcaaaagatgttatctttgatcggatatgcacctgggcaactcaatcctggtttctgggatactttgattggattttatatcatttggatggagtgtgggttgtgtgagccttccttccatcagtggcgttactgttacaagatgcgcccagcaaaatcatgcactggttatgccgagtgtgcatgtcggagtgagagagagcgtattgtgtatggtaagaaaaaggcatactacacatggaaaaaccgttggtgctttctgtataatgattgggagtatgataagggtgtcacgcctgagcgacatgtgcttactcacttccagactgtaggttgtaacgtatcaaccgttcgtactatttgctatttgttgtggtcttttcttgcttctaacactttGCTTCATGTAGTGACGCGGGGCACCATCAAACTGTTTAGGCAGGAGCtatctgacatagagaaggtgttgagggtgcccaaagaggatagacacttaagcaagctacgacccttatttcgtcggtacggtttccaacccttagtttccgagagccagggacgatcgagtaagttgtatccttcatgtaaactttgctcttttccttactttatttggaaagttgtatttcttattttgattttccttatgcagtggagaaggtaagcaagaaaacagggactagcaccaataaaaggaaagcaccagtgttagttccttcggaagacatcctaccgcataagaaaattcataagttccgAGGGGAACCATCCGTTAGACCTAAGTCCCAAGATGGGGTCCTTAAGGGGCCTGCCTTTAGGAAGACTGGAGTCGAGGCCGTTGAAAATGCTGCTGCCGTAGTTGCAGGAGAAGGGAGCCGACTGTTGCCTCCTCCTCTTACTATGGAGCACACTGTCCAGGAAAGTGATCCTGGTTCCCGCCATGAggggaaaggcaaggaaagagctggcagtgtcccgtggaaggacttgagggttgccacgcggccaaaggattttggggatatcaacaattgcttggcagggcgtcgattcgccttcgatgagctcggagagcccttagctaaggatgaatcggattgcgaccgaatgttgaagctgtcttcatatgtgagtgttactttgtcatttccttactttttcctctttattatcattatttaggtagtgatgatcgtcttgccatgcaggtcatggccgagtatcacgacagactgcaagaggttgagcggtacaaggcaaaactgaaggagaataagcagcttgtggacgaggcccgaaggaataagggacttttgactcaggctctccaactgaaggacgaaaccatggagagcttgaaaaggcgaaatggtgagaacctaaggcttaagaaattgcttgaggcaactaaaaaacagttggaggtggctaccttggaggtatccaaggttaggggagaattggatggtgccttagttgagatttctgaactggagaagagcattccaactgaaagggaggctgctgtgcaagaatacttaagttcttcgacctttcatcttgctattaaaccctactgtgctcaagaagctcgctttgaaaaaaggaaatggatggccgtccttgatcgttatgatgatgggagcattcttcgaaaataccacgaagatatagatgagcatcatcgaaagggcgagacatttgtccttgctgttgatcctagcagcgaagatgagtctgataatgaaggtagtgctgatgcacagactcagcatggtgaagaggatcttggggatgcagaggatgatggtaggacgcggagtgatactctttattgaattcattgccaaatggccttcattacataggatgccgaacggctatagctcaacacttgtacatcgtgagtctatttgtagtagtacttcaagtgatcagcgttccatggatggccaagggtcttgccatcggagcttctaagtgtgtaagagccagggcgactgatgccaatgactttatacggtccatcccagtttggactaagtgtgccttcactcgggactctgtcgcagagtaatcttttctttaagacccagtctcctattttgaaagaacgaggcttgaccctagagtcataatagtttgagatgcgctgcttgtaggcgacattcatcaagtgagcttggtttctgtgttcctcgactaaatccaagttgagggtgagttgtttgtcattttcactttgaatgtagttctggactcggaatgttgcttgctcgagctcaacagggacaaccgcctctgtgccaaaggcaagtgagaatggagtttctcctgttgaagtccgatatgaagtgcgatatgaccaaagaactttgggtacaaattctggccaacagcctttagctttgtccaagctggttttcaaagtgcgcttgattattttgttgatggcctcaacttgtccattagactggggatgagctggagaggcaaagcataagttgatgttgaacttagagcagaacaacctgaacttcttgttgtcaaactgtcgcccattgtcagtgactatcgcattgggaatgccgaatctacaaaggatgttcttccacacgaagtcttctatctttgcctcagtaatggttgccaagggttctacttcggcccactttgtgaagtagtccactgcaacgactgcgtaacagactttgcccttccctgcctgcattgggccgatcaaatcaagtccccactgagcgaagggccaagggctgatcataggagtaagaggctctggaggggaatgaggaatagttgcatatcgttgacatttgtcacatgagcgggatactttgatggcatcctggtggagtgttggccagtaatatccttggcgaaaagtcttgtgtgctagggaccgagatccagcatgatctccacagactccctcatgtatttcccgaaggacgatttccgcctcggcaggcgtaagacaccttaagtatggcaggctaaaatctcgcttatagagttgatcattgatgatcaggtagcgggtagacttgtatcgaatttgcttagcctggactttatcatttgggagggtgccatgagcaaggaaattatagatcggggtgatccaactatctccctgttgtaagttgaatacttctgcggccatggtgcttggtgttgccaacagttcgacatgaatttttcttccaatcttgtcttccacagctgaggcgaggcgagccagggcgtctgcatgactgtttgccgctcgaggaacttgggtgatctggtagtggaagtgcttgagcaaaagttgtgtttgcgcaagatatgctgccatggagctgtccttagcatcaaagttgttggtaacctggttgaccactaattgggagtcactgaaaatatcaatttgtttaaccccgaggtgtttggccaaacgtaatcctgctagaagggcttcatactcggcctcattgtttgatgccttgaatttgaaacgaaaagcatactccattgctactttgtcgggcgtagtcaagactagtcccgctccacagccctgttggttggatgagccatcaacatacagactccatgctgaggtcgttgattctactttctgagcttccgatggtaatgaagctactgcttcaggtgtagaagcaatgtcaacaggatatgtgaagtcggcgatgaaatctgctactgcttgacctttttcggctggttttggttggtaggagatgtcaaactcacccaatgctatcgcccatttgatcattcgtccagacgtgtcaggactctggagtatctgtcgaagagggtgattggtaagcacgatgatggcgtgtgcttggaaataagggcgaagtttccgagcagacatgaccaatgctagagctaatttctcaatgttggagtatcgtgtctccgcatcttgtagggccttgctagcgtagtagacgggccgttcgacaccactgtccattcgaataagaacagaactgactgctgaagccgaaa
This genomic window contains:
- the LOC126615445 gene encoding uncharacterized protein LOC126615445 — its product is MSEPGSSSDEGSSSFSSKSESAMSESSGSLLESCTRETLDDLPNRQTLAIASSSSMALGEGVVFDAIPIVRSEFTADHLKNNLLDNEKQVEALRQSCNIPRSVGIRLVHDEEWPSEPPQGHVMFYIQILLTLGVRLPLHPWLQKMLSLIGYAPGQLNPGFWDTLIGFYIIWMECGLCEPSFHQWRYCYKMRPAKSCTGYAECACRSERERIVYGKKKAYYTWKNRWCFLYNDWEYDKGVTPERHVLTHFQTVGCNVSTVRTICYLLWSFLASNTLLHVVTRGTIKLFRQELSDIEKVLRVPKEDRHLSKLRPLFRRYGFQPLVSESQGRSMEKVSKKTGTSTNKRKAPVLVPSEDILPHKKIHKFRGEPSVRPKSQDGVLKGPAFRKTGVEAVENAAAVVAGEGSRLLPPPLTMEHTVQESDPGSRHEGKGKERAGSVPWKDLRVATRPKDFGDINNCLAGRRFAFDELGEPLAKDESDCDRMLKLSSYVMAEYHDRLQEVERYKAKLKENKQLVDEARRNKGLLTQALQLKDETMESLKRRNGENLRLKKLLEATKKQLEVATLEVSKVRGELDGALVEISELEKSIPTEREAAVQEYLSSSTFHLAIKPYCAQEARFEKRKWMAVLDRYDDGSILRKYHEDIDEHHRKGETFVLAVDPSSEDESDNEGSADAQTQHGEEDLGDAEDDGRTRTLPF